In a genomic window of Tissierella sp. Yu-01:
- a CDS encoding DUF4180 domain-containing protein has protein sequence MKINTVKENNIEIAIVNSSDILITDVQSALDFIATVDYQTGCNRVVLDKSAICEEFFNLSTKIAGEILQKFINYRTKIAIVGDFSEYTSKSLKDFIYECNKGKDIFFLSDENQAIEKLSII, from the coding sequence ATGAAGATAAATACTGTAAAAGAAAATAATATTGAAATTGCAATTGTAAATAGTAGCGATATACTGATAACAGATGTTCAGTCAGCGTTGGATTTCATAGCAACAGTAGATTATCAAACAGGTTGTAACCGTGTAGTTTTAGATAAGTCAGCAATATGTGAGGAGTTTTTTAATTTAAGTACTAAGATAGCTGGTGAGATATTACAAAAGTTTATAAATTATCGAACAAAGATAGCCATTGTAGGCGATTTTTCTGAATATACAAGTAAGAGTTTGAAAGATTTTATCTATGAGTGCAATAAAGGAAAAGATATATTTTTCTTATCTGATGAAAATCAGGCTATTGAAAAGCTTAGTATAATCTAA